Part of the Halomarina pelagica genome, GTCGACCCCCGGGACGCAGCACGCGGAACGCTTCCTCGAACACCCGTTGTTTGTCCGGAGAGAGGTTGACGACGCAGTTCGAGATGATCGCGTCGACCGTCCCGTCCGCCATGGGGAGGTGCTCGATCTCGCCGAGGCGGAACTCGACGTGATCGACCTCGTTACGAATCGCGTTCTCCCGGGCCTTCTCGACCATCTCAGGGGTCATGTCGACGCCCACGACGAGCCCGGTCGGACCGACCGCCCGCGCCGCGAGAAAGCAATCGAAGCCAGCGCCGGAGCCGAGGTCGAGCACGGTCTCCCCGTCCGCTAATCCGGCGATCGCCGTCGGATTTCCGCACCCCAGTCCCAGGTTCGCTCCTTCGGTGACCGAATCGAGGTCGGCGTCGTCGTAGCCCAACTCGCGGGTTCGCGCGTCCAGGTTGGACGACGCACAGCAGTCGCTCTCACAGCAGTCGCTCCCGTCCGCATCGGTAGCGATCTCGGCGTACCGCTCGCGGACGATGCGACGCTGTTCGTCGGCGGTTCGAGCGGCTGTGGGCCGATCCTCAATCATCGGTCTCACCTCGGATGTCGTCGAGCGTCCGGAGCAGTCGTTCTGCGGCGGGGGTGGCGCTGTAGTAGCGCCAGCGACCATCCTTGCGTCGCGTCACGAGCCCGGCGCTGTGCAACCGCGACAGCGCCTGACTGACTGCCCCCTGACTCACGCCGAGGCTGGGCTGGAGCTGACAGACGCAGACGCCCTCCTTCGACCCGGCGATGAGTCGAAGGGCTTCGTACCGAGTGTCGTTACCCATCGCCGAGAGCAACTGTACGTCGGTCGCGACGTCCGCCTCCTCGGCCGCGACCGGTGACGCACAACACCCGGCGCTGTCTTCCGCGTCTTCCGTGTCCTTCGTGTCCTCCGTGTCCTCCGTGTCCTCCGTGTCATCCATGTCGTCCGCGTCATCCGTGTCCTTCGTGGCCGTCGTCTGAGACTCCATCTTAGCGACTACTAATATTAGCCTCTGCTAATATAGTGGTTGCGGTGCCGAAGCGGCGATCCGCCATCGACTCGTTCGATCGCTGCGACCGCACCGAGGAACGGTTCGACGAACTCGGATCCGGCCGCCGAATCCCCTGAACCCGCTCTGTCGACGAGACGCCCCCGAGCTATCGCTGAGACCTCCTGCTACGAGTGACTCGTCCGGGACACGACGCTCAGCGCTTCGGAGGACGGAGATCTGATGCGCCTGTCGGCGGGATACGGGGGATTATTCGAGTGGAGGATCAGCAGACGTGGCCCATCCGTGCGACGAACTACGAAAAGAAGGCCACGTCACCCGGCCGAACTCCGAGTTCGTGGGTGCCCCACAATCTCGGAGGATGGATTTGATGCGTGCCTTTATTTCTCCACATTCATTTTTGAAACTGAATCGTAGTCACGTGAGACCGTGAGGTCACGAGTTCCCAGAGTCTTCAATCGAAGTGATGGGCGTTGCTTGCTCCCAGTAGGATTCGAACGATGTATCGACAGTTCGGACGAACTCTTGATCGTCGATCTGGGTCACCCCGAGGATCGAATGAGGATCAAACGGATCGGCCACGTACACGCAGAGGTCGGTTTGGTCGATCAGATCAATACTGTTGTACACCCCGTCCGTAATCCGCAGTTCGAATCCCTTATGGTCAGTAATCTCACGTACTGCCACGTCTTCAAGTGATGTCGGCAGTTCGCGGAGGAGCTGCCGAGTCAAGAGGACTTTGACAGTTATACCTTGATCCAGCGCATCAACGAATTGGCCCACATTTTCCTCGTGTACCTGGTCGAGACCGAACAACCCACCGGCAACAGTCGTTCCGGTCAGCTTCCATTCGTCGGTGGCTTTTCCCACCCGTTCGGTCAACATACGAAATATTTCGCCCGGCTCACCCATCGCCGTCCAGAATCGACCATCGATCGGTTTCTTCGATCCCAGCTGCGAAGTGACCTCCGCAGCGATACTTTCGTACCTTGCTCGTTCGACCGTCAGCTCCTCTTTTCGTTCTTCAAGGAGTCGCGTCACCGCGATTTCCGGATTGATCGGTCGGTGTATTCGGGGGCGCGTGTTCGGCTGCACCCGTACGAGTCCCCGTGACTCAAGACCGTTTACTACGTCGTAGATTCTCCCTTTTGGCACCCCACTTTCCTCTGATATTTCCTCGGCGGTCGCAGCCCGAAGCGTTAACAGCGCCGTATACGCCCGTTCTTCGTAGCTTGAGAGCCCGAGATCACATAAAGAGGCCATAGTAATCGTTCTATCCCGTCAAATAAAACCCTCACGACGTTGTTCAATATTTCTTCATGATTTCGCTCATCTGGGTTTCTGTGGCTCATACCACACCATCAATTCATAATAAAACTGGTATAATGTGTTCTATTGTTCGAGAACATCTTTACCCATACCAAACGATCCATACATATGAGCAGTGAAACAGGTGATCTGAACTCAGCCGAAGTAAGTGCTTATTCGGAGGAGCAACTATGGATGCAGCATTAATCACTGCGCTCTTCGCGCTCGCCTTGATTGATAGCACGAGCCTCGGCACGCTGTTCATTCCGATCTGGTTGCTCTTACAACCGAAACGAGTCACAACCAGTCGACTGCTCACGTACTTGACGACGATCGCGGGTTTTTACTTCGTGATTGGTATCGCACTTATGATGGGTGCTGCCTCGCTGGCACAAGCCCTAACTGGTGTCCTCGACAGAACCACAACACTCTATCTCCAACTGGCTATTGGGATCGGTTTAGTTGTGCTGTCCGGTTACTTCTGGCTGAGGCAACGGCTAACAGATTCAGCCGATAAGACTGACCGGTGGCAAACGCGTGTTGCTGACCAGTCGTCATCAACGCGCGGTATCGCGGGACTCGCATTACTCGCTGGAGTGCTGGAACTGACCATGATGTTGCCGTACTTAGGGGCGATCGGGATGCTCACGACATCAGACATTGGCTGGTCGGTACGAATCCTCCTGTTGTCAGGATATGCACTTATTATGATTGTTCCTGCGTTGGTGCTTTTCGTCATCCGATCGCTTGTACATGAGCAAGTGGAACCGTGGTTGGAGCGCCTCAATAAGTGGATTGGCAAACAGGCCGATGAAGCAACCGTGTGGGTGCCAGCTGTGGTTGGGTTTCTCGTTGTATACTCTGCTGCAGGAGGATTGGGATGGGTGGAGCCACTATAGTCTGGAAGAATCATAATAACTCGGATTACCGATAAAATTTTGAAATTACACTTAGCGGAAGTGTATACGCCCGATCGATACGCACAGAATTTGACAAATATCCACGGGGGTCGTTATTCGCTCTTGGGTTCGGCAATGAGTTGGCCATCACTGTAGACTAAGCGACTAGCGAGTTCTCTGAGGAAGAGATTTACCGAACCACGCGCCTCGCTCGTAAGCATGGATTCGGTCCGTTCGACTCTGGGAGAGCTCACAACGCGACGTACGAAGACACGCGATTCTTTGAGCTTCAGACGTTCATTGGAATGGTCGGTTGTGGCACTCCGCAAGGCGCGGCTCGGTTCAAATTCCGTCGAGGCAAAGAGTACGGTCCCCACGGAGACACGCACCTCCGGGCAGTCAAACAATTTGACCCGGAGAGTCTACTCGCAGGATTTCAGCAGGCGACAGACCGACTCCTCTCGGTGATTCAATCGAAGTCCTCGTTTCGTCGTCCAGTCACCGTAGCGATTGACATCACGACTGTTCGCTAGTTTGGTGATGTGGAAGGAATGCCGATGGTCAGCGGGACAAAGGATGGCGATGGAAGAGCGTTCAAATTTGCCACACTCTCAATTGTCGGCTGGAATATTCCATTAATTCTCGCTATCGAACCCGTTCGTGAGAGTTCCTCATGGGACCACAATCCGCCGAATCGGATTCATCGCGTAGTGCGACGACTCGTTCGACGCGCACAGGAGCACGTTCCCATCGAGATGGTGCTGTGCGACAGGGAGTTTGACTCGAAAGCGGTGTATCAGACGCTCTCGAACCTCGACGTGAACTATCTCATCCCAAAACGCATCCACAATGACGAGCGAGAGGCTATTGAGACGATGGACGAAGATGGGCAGGAGATCGCTACTGAGTCAGCAACTGTCCACGTCGAGCAGGGCTCACCGATTTCCTGCTGAAGGCGGGTGTCGGTGGAGAGATGGACTACGCACCGATTCTGACGGCTGGCGAGTGTGTCGAGTTGGTTTGCTCAGCACTGATCCCGCCAGATTAACGCTCTTTGTCGATTCGGATTGCCTGTGGTGAGTGACGACGCTGTGCGAGACCTCGAATTGTGAACTACTTTTGCGTACCTAACGAGCATGAACCGAGAGGTACGACCGATTCCTTACCCGTAGAGCCCATTTGTGCCACAGCTATCGCGGAAACTACGCCGAAAAACGGTCTATCCTCCGAAACTGTGGGTGCCCACGCGTCGATAAATAGGTATAGCGCTATACAGTACATAAAGTCGGAAATCCCGTAGAAACGAATTGCTGAGCGCTCTCGCTCCCGTTTCCGGAATGAAACCGAGCACTTTGTTGTACTCCGATACAACCGAGTGTACTATGTAGGGACGAGCCGTCGGTCGACGATGAATGTCACCTCCCGACGAACGAGCGCGTTCCGGCGGGCCGTCCGAGCGGAGAGTCCCGAATTCCGAGGACGAACTCGGAACGCTCATCGAGCGCTACCTGGACTCGAAGAGCCGCGGTGCCCGCTCGGACGGGACCCCGACCGGTACCTATCGCGCTAGCGCCGCCTCGGAACTCCGGCGCTGGCGGCGGTGGATGGACGCGCGAGGGTACACCGTGGACGATCTGACGGAAGACGGCGGGCGCGTGCTGCGGCGGTACGCGACGCACCTGACACGACGGACCCGCGGCGACGACGGGATCGCCGCCTCGACGGCGCACACCTACTTCGCCTACGTCTCCGGCTGTCTCTCCTACGCCGTTCGGGACGGCACGTTACCGCTCAATCCGGCGCTCACCGAGCGGGCGCGCGAGGAACTGCCCGACGACTCCGGGGCGGACCGGACCGACCAGCAGTTCTGGTCGC contains:
- a CDS encoding arsenite methyltransferase, coding for MIEDRPTAARTADEQRRIVRERYAEIATDADGSDCCESDCCASSNLDARTRELGYDDADLDSVTEGANLGLGCGNPTAIAGLADGETVLDLGSGAGFDCFLAARAVGPTGLVVGVDMTPEMVEKARENAIRNEVDHVEFRLGEIEHLPMADGTVDAIISNCVVNLSPDKQRVFEEAFRVLRPGGRLAISDVVRTAPFPDEVRDDPEALAACVSGAATIDELERWLDAVGFDAISITPKDDSQSFIRTWDETRDLSEYLVSSVIEARKP
- a CDS encoding ArsR/SmtB family transcription factor; the protein is MDDTEDTEDTEDTKDTEDAEDSAGCCASPVAAEEADVATDVQLLSAMGNDTRYEALRLIAGSKEGVCVCQLQPSLGVSQGAVSQALSRLHSAGLVTRRKDGRWRYYSATPAAERLLRTLDDIRGETDD
- a CDS encoding TrmB family transcriptional regulator: MASLCDLGLSSYEERAYTALLTLRAATAEEISEESGVPKGRIYDVVNGLESRGLVRVQPNTRPRIHRPINPEIAVTRLLEERKEELTVERARYESIAAEVTSQLGSKKPIDGRFWTAMGEPGEIFRMLTERVGKATDEWKLTGTTVAGGLFGLDQVHEENVGQFVDALDQGITVKVLLTRQLLRELPTSLEDVAVREITDHKGFELRITDGVYNSIDLIDQTDLCVYVADPFDPHSILGVTQIDDQEFVRTVDTSFESYWEQATPITSIEDSGNS
- a CDS encoding GAP family protein; the encoded protein is MDAALITALFALALIDSTSLGTLFIPIWLLLQPKRVTTSRLLTYLTTIAGFYFVIGIALMMGAASLAQALTGVLDRTTTLYLQLAIGIGLVVLSGYFWLRQRLTDSADKTDRWQTRVADQSSSTRGIAGLALLAGVLELTMMLPYLGAIGMLTTSDIGWSVRILLLSGYALIMIVPALVLFVIRSLVHEQVEPWLERLNKWIGKQADEATVWVPAVVGFLVVYSAAGGLGWVEPL